One stretch of Mustelus asterias chromosome 21, sMusAst1.hap1.1, whole genome shotgun sequence DNA includes these proteins:
- the LOC144508952 gene encoding platelet-activating factor receptor-like, with amino-acid sequence MLERNRENTQKEAVNKMGSELWNVTEESLNLVGTMMNSSENYSSISRAAGTCDIWDPVKNFILPLTYLVVLVVGLFGNCVALLTFLRNDRKVKKAIRVYLINLSLADILFILTLPFWVVYYFKGGDWIFSEAICRLAGSFYYIATYSAITFMILISINRYCTVRMRKQNIPFNKPIGSIYTCVAVWIFWFACSIPALMQQQSFKREFTVTKCFEEYSDRTVYVYASFTFFLISLLIVLLSYLSIMKSLSSQGKASQGAHRRLAKSMVLGMLVVFLVCVLPYHVFLIPWELSQANSKGVPDCGPPKAIDIIHQLNMALLSMNSCIDPIIYCFSVKRFRKELKKTFHKLMRCLPIQVHTFEASEIHIRSTSLTTS; translated from the exons ATGCTGGAGAGGAACCGAGAGAACACTCAGAAAGAAGCTGTGAACAAAATGGGGTCAGAATTGTGGAATGTGACTGAGGAATCCTTAAATTTGGT AGGGACAATGATGAACTCAAGTGAGAACTACAGCTCGATAAGCCGAGCAGCCGGGACCTGTGACATCTGGGACCCTGTTAAAAACTTCATTCTACCACTCACCTACTTGGTGGTCCTGGTGGTTGGACTCTTCGGGAACTGCGTTGCGCTGCTGACATTTCTACGGAATGACAGGAAGGTCAAAAAAGCAATCCGCGTGTAtctgattaacctgtccctggcCGACATCCTGTTCATCCTCACTCTGCCGTTTTGGGTGGTTTATTATTTTAAAGGGGGAGACTGGATCTTCTCAGAAGCCATCTGCCGATTAGCTGGGTCATTCTACTACATAGCGACCTACAGCGCTATCACCTTTATGATCCTCATTAGCATTAACCGATATTGCACCGTCCGAATGAGAAAACAGAACATTCCTTTCAATAAGCCGATAGGATCCATTTACACCTGCGTGGCTGTTTGGATATTTTGGTTTGCATGTTCCATCCCTGCACTGATGCAGCAGCAGTCTTTCAAGAGGGAGTTCACCGTCACCAAATGTTTTGAGGAGTACTCTGACAGAACGGTTTATGTGTATGCATCTTTCACATTCTTCCtcatatccttactgattgttttGCTCAGCTATCTATCAATAATGAAATCTCTTTCATCCCAAGGCAAAGCTTCTCAAGGCGCCCATCGAAGGCTGGCTAAATCGATGGTGCTGGGGATGCTAGTGGTGTTTTTGGTCTGCGTCCTACCTTATCACGTTTTCCTAATCCCCTGGGAGTTAAGCCAAGCGAACTCCAAAGGGGTGCCCGATTGTGGCCCTCCCAAGGCCATAGACATTATACATCAACTGAACATGGCTTTGCTGAGCATGAACAGTTGCATCGATCCAATCATCTATTGCTTCTCCGTGAAGCGATTTCGCAAGGAGTTGAAGAAAACATTCCACAAGCTGATGCGCTGTCTGCCAATTCAGGTGCACACATTTGAGGCCTCAGAAATTCATATCAGGTCAACTTCACTCACTACCTCATAG